In bacterium, the following are encoded in one genomic region:
- a CDS encoding chromate resistance protein ChrB domain-containing protein, whose protein sequence is MLNKVSIGIILLLILLRNGYAETFSTWKGMELDKCASIWLIKNYVDKSAVIKFYPRDTFKMDGTSFDVPVSDLRSREGKSTFTHILEKYKINNSILNIFKKIIQDIETNISGDKVTSESAGLNAIVNGIIVSSKSNDEIMGKSFVVFDGLYADIENRLKKR, encoded by the coding sequence ATGTTAAATAAAGTCAGTATAGGTATTATATTACTTTTAATTTTATTAAGGAATGGTTATGCCGAAACTTTTTCCACCTGGAAAGGTATGGAGCTTGACAAATGCGCGTCGATCTGGCTGATTAAAAATTATGTTGATAAAAGCGCGGTGATAAAATTCTATCCCAGGGATACCTTTAAAATGGATGGGACATCTTTTGACGTTCCCGTTTCTGATTTGAGAAGCAGGGAGGGTAAATCAACTTTTACGCATATTTTGGAGAAATATAAAATAAACAATTCTATACTGAATATATTCAAAAAAATCATTCAGGACATTGAAACAAATATTTCAGGAGATAAAGTTACATCTGAATCAGCGGGATTAAACGCAATTGTTAATGGAATAATCGTTTCTTCTAAAAGCAATGATGAAATAATGGGAAAGAGTTTTGTTGTATTTGATGGATTGTATGCGGATATTGAGAATAGGTTGAAAAAGAGATAG
- a CDS encoding ABC transporter ATP-binding protein, which yields MKTIELKNISKSFGNIKAVEGITLAINEGELVSVLGPSGCGKTTLLRLIAGLDHPDSGQIEINGVINSIADKCFIPAEKRNIGMVFQNLALWPHMTVYENMEFGLKIKKIPENELKNKVSEALEMVSLSSAGNRYPSELSGGEKQRAALARAIAVEPRLLLLDEPFNSLDCNLKHDIRSEVKNILSGLNITAIFVTHSQEDAVFMSEKIAVMNKGRIEQFDSTENLYSNPASGFVAGFMKGCEECVLSRVNHKKIKSDSKVYHLEKISNVK from the coding sequence ATGAAAACTATAGAATTAAAAAATATATCAAAATCATTTGGGAATATTAAGGCAGTGGAAGGAATAACGCTTGCTATAAATGAAGGGGAATTGGTAAGTGTTCTCGGCCCGTCGGGATGCGGAAAGACAACTCTGCTTCGGCTTATCGCGGGTCTGGACCATCCGGATTCCGGGCAGATAGAAATTAACGGGGTGATAAATTCAATCGCGGATAAATGTTTTATTCCCGCGGAGAAAAGAAACATCGGTATGGTATTCCAGAACCTGGCGCTCTGGCCGCATATGACGGTTTATGAAAATATGGAATTCGGTTTAAAAATTAAAAAGATACCTGAAAATGAGTTAAAAAACAAAGTGAGTGAGGCATTGGAAATGGTTTCCCTTTCATCCGCGGGGAACCGTTACCCGTCGGAACTTTCAGGCGGTGAAAAACAGAGAGCGGCCCTGGCACGGGCAATTGCGGTTGAACCGCGACTGCTCCTTTTAGACGAACCTTTTAACAGCCTTGACTGTAATTTAAAGCATGATATCCGTTCAGAGGTCAAAAATATTTTATCGGGTTTAAATATAACGGCAATATTTGTTACTCACAGCCAGGAAGACGCGGTTTTTATGTCAGAGAAAATTGCTGTTATGAATAAAGGCAGAATTGAACAATTTGACAGCACGGAAAATTTATATTCCAATCCGGCATCCGGCTTTGTAGCTGGCTTTATGAAAGGCTGTGAAGAATGTGTTTTAAGCCGGGTAAACCATAAAAAAATAAAATCTGACAGCAAAGTATATCATTTGGAAAAAATAAGCAATGTTAAATAA